ATTTCGGTTCCTATTGGGTCactgtttttcttcttctttggtcTCTGCGATTTGTCCGATCACAATCAATAAAGAATAAATAGGAATTTTATGAAGCTTACATAATCATACGAAGCCTCCTCAGTGTCCTCTTCCGGGCTATCACAACCACGTTTTTCTGAAGTGGATGGGGCGTGCACAGAAGCAAATGtcctgaaaaaataatattaataacaatGGTTTCAGTTTGTGTAACTTACTTTCTTTTGTGAGACAGCCCCTGCAGAAATGACATATGCTCTGCCATCTCCCAGTCTATCTCGGGGCCCGTCTTTTCGGATTCGACTAGGTTTATATTCTTTGAGCCACCAGCGCTACCACTTTTTAGAATCTGTGTTGCTTTCTTCTTCGTGTGATAGCGAAGGCTATCACGAAGTGAAAGCCAGGTTGACTTGACCTCGTTGACTGCAAAGTAATGTTTAATGATCACatccaatttttattgatatacaaATTCCTCACCTTCTTTGTTGGTGGCAGCACTAACGGCTGCCCAAGCACTTCTAACAGCATTATTATTGCTTTGGTTCTTGTTGGTTAAGTCCCATATCTCCGGGCGTGATTTTACTTCTTCTATCAGTTGAATGGTTTCCTCGCGGCTGATGCTTTGATtcctctttttgttttttcttgctcccgacatttttcaaactcaTAAACACTTTGACAGGAAAGGGAATGAACACCATAAATTTCATATGTACTCTCATGGAATATGTACCCACTCACATATTCCAATCGAGTCAAATGTAATGATATTAACAGATCGAATTTCTGTTACTGTCGaacaaatgttaaattttacaagggcttctattcaaaattgttttaatctaTGTTAAAcatatgaggcttttctaagaaTTCTGACAAAATTCCATTAGAAGTGTAAActcgaaatgaaaaataaagtgGAAAATGGAATCTATTCCATCtcagattttgaaatttgtatgaaaaattcgaTTCCATGTCACATTCCATCTGAACTGTAAAGAggcctttaaaataaaacaattatatcaataatagttaataatttattatttataataattatttaaagctctaaaaatatagataaaatttataactataattaaataaaaaattttaaataataatacaaataattattataaaatatttttatatttaataataataataataataataataataataattgttataataataaaaataataataaatgttataataattattataataataaaaacaagagggaacgttatagtcggattccccgactatcagatacccgttactcaggtaaagggagtgcgagggagatggagatagaaaacgttgatcacgcataactttttaacgaatggtccgatttgaaaaatttcttctacatttcgataggtattgataaacacaataaaactgcatttttacttttccaaaatattaaaatttttaaaatcgtatataagcgattgtgggtgttagagggggcgtggcaccattttgaatcAAACTTGCGCcacgtaggaactcctaaaatctgcatgcaaaatgccaatcttctagcttttatagtttctgagatctcagcgttcatacagacagacagacggacagacggacatggctagatcgactcggctagtgatcctgatcaagaatatatatactttatggggtcggaaacgcttccttctccctgttacatacttttgcacgaatacaatatac
The genomic region above belongs to Drosophila takahashii strain IR98-3 E-12201 chromosome 2L, DtakHiC1v2, whole genome shotgun sequence and contains:
- the LOC123002905 gene encoding uncharacterized protein isoform X1; the protein is MSGARKNKKRNQSISREETIQLIEEVKSRPEIWDLTNKNQSNNNAVRSAWAAVSAATNKEVNEVKSTWLSLRDSLRYHTKKKATQILKSGSAGGSKNINLVESEKTGPEIDWEMAEHMSFLQGLSHKRKTFASVHAPSTSEKRGCDSPEEDTEEASYDYRPKKKKNSDPIGTEIGELLKSAKDLISVVQTKQDNKTTGSLKNVEMFSFWDKMMEDFSEEALQQVQVKVTAAIAEIGKRDRAAKNKKNNKS
- the LOC123002905 gene encoding uncharacterized protein isoform X2, whose translation is MSGARKNKKRNQSISREETIQLIEEVKSRPEIWDLTNKNQSNNNAVRSAWAAVSAATNKEVNEVKSTWLSLRDSLRYHTKKKATQILKSGSAGGSKNINLVESEKTGPEIDWEMAEHMSFLQGLSHKRKTFASVHAPSTSEKRGCDSPEEDTEEASYDYRPKKKKNSDPIGTEIGELLKSAKDLISVVQTKQDNKTTGSLKNVEMFSFWDKMMEDFSEEALQQVQAALFCHGTAPAFEFI